AGAAGAAAAAGAAATCTTCAGTACTCAATTGCGTGCTCTTCTTAGAGCAAGTGCCTTTGGTAATTTGAAAATCATGTTCCCGATGATTGCTACACTAGATGAATTCCGTCAAGCAAAAGCAATGCTTCTTGAAGAAAAGGAGAAATTAGTTGCGAATGGAGTTGCTGTTTCAGATTCAATCGAAATTGGTATGATGGTTGAAATTCCTTCAACGGCAGTTGCAGCAGACTTATTT
This sequence is a window from Desertibacillus haloalkaliphilus. Protein-coding genes within it:
- a CDS encoding putative PEP-binding protein; this translates as RMEGKPVVIRTLDIGGDKELPYLDLPKEMNPFLGFRAIRLCLEEKEIFSTQLRALLRASAFGNLKIMFPMIATLDEFRQAKAMLLEEKEKLVANGVAVSDSIEIGMMVEIPSTAVAADLF